One genomic region from Anabaena sp. PCC 7108 encodes:
- a CDS encoding AAA family ATPase — MKLSLVKPYKSITFLTETELPDFVVLTGVNGSGKTQLLKAIEKGNILVDDITVNKQEKTVRCLNWIDLISLISNDGGGSVGLFQMSQEKSNLWIELSRHIKNGHSQINNILQKFNKPDLLNIEIHNLVNMNENDLTNKGLNPEEVTQILTAIQKANQNTKKDFTKNDPNYRLKIVELLEDKAEMYLIAFEQEDFYKNFPEISRKKSIDIFQQSFARLFMDYHRNWLFNELKQLRNSKESKDIEYLSDEEFKEKHGKPPWYLLNDIFKEANLDFLINKPNKYEDIPYEPILTDQLRGNVVTFGDLSSGEKILMSFALCLYYTKDSRQLVNYPKVLLFDEIDAPLHPSMTKSLLNTIQDVLVSQHKIKVILTTHSPSTVALAPEDSIYIMNKTGENRLQKTTKDDALAILTSGVPTLSIDYENRRQVFVESQYDVEFYEKIYKKLKNYLTPGISLNFISSGVGGKGNCDQVEEVVTQLYDKGGNRTVYGIIDWDLKNIESERVKVLGQGNRYSIENYILDPVLLAAFLLKDKLIERSDIGLNEDETYIHIANFDNIRLQKVANFIVDKIRENLPPQNEETIQQCEYISGQSINLPEWFLQIQGHELENKLKTIFPGLKRFHQEPKLKEEILKTVADDMPKLLSKDFIPLFHKIQNVNF, encoded by the coding sequence ATGAAACTCTCCTTGGTTAAACCTTATAAATCTATAACTTTTCTTACAGAGACTGAATTACCTGATTTTGTCGTACTGACTGGAGTTAATGGTTCTGGAAAAACTCAACTATTAAAAGCAATTGAAAAAGGTAACATTCTGGTTGATGATATTACAGTTAATAAGCAAGAAAAAACAGTCAGATGTTTGAATTGGATTGATCTTATATCTCTTATCTCTAATGATGGTGGTGGTTCTGTAGGTCTTTTTCAAATGAGTCAGGAAAAAAGTAATTTGTGGATTGAGCTTTCTAGACATATTAAAAATGGTCACTCTCAAATTAACAATATATTACAAAAATTTAATAAACCTGATCTCTTAAATATAGAAATTCATAATCTTGTGAATATGAATGAAAATGATTTAACAAATAAAGGACTTAATCCAGAAGAGGTGACACAAATTCTTACAGCAATTCAAAAAGCAAATCAAAATACCAAGAAAGACTTCACAAAAAATGATCCTAACTATCGTTTAAAAATAGTTGAGCTATTAGAAGATAAAGCGGAAATGTATCTCATAGCCTTTGAACAAGAAGATTTTTATAAAAATTTTCCTGAGATAAGTCGAAAAAAGTCTATTGATATATTCCAACAATCTTTTGCTAGACTTTTTATGGATTATCACAGGAATTGGTTGTTTAATGAACTTAAGCAACTTAGAAATTCTAAGGAAAGCAAAGATATTGAATATTTATCTGATGAAGAGTTTAAAGAAAAACATGGAAAACCTCCTTGGTATCTCTTAAATGATATTTTCAAAGAAGCTAATTTAGACTTCTTAATTAATAAACCAAATAAATACGAAGATATTCCTTACGAACCTATTCTTACAGACCAACTAAGGGGAAATGTTGTCACATTTGGTGATCTTTCATCTGGAGAAAAGATTTTAATGTCATTTGCACTATGTTTATACTATACGAAAGATAGTCGTCAGCTTGTAAATTATCCAAAAGTTCTGCTTTTTGATGAAATTGATGCCCCACTACATCCTTCAATGACTAAATCTCTTTTAAATACAATACAAGATGTACTTGTAAGTCAACATAAAATAAAAGTAATACTGACAACGCACTCACCATCAACAGTGGCTTTAGCTCCAGAAGATTCAATATATATCATGAATAAAACTGGAGAAAATCGTTTACAAAAAACGACAAAAGATGACGCACTTGCTATTCTAACTTCTGGTGTTCCTACCTTAAGTATAGATTACGAAAATCGCCGTCAGGTATTTGTTGAAAGCCAATATGATGTTGAATTTTATGAAAAGATTTATAAGAAATTAAAGAACTATTTAACACCAGGAATTTCACTCAACTTTATTTCATCTGGAGTAGGAGGTAAGGGAAACTGTGATCAAGTTGAAGAAGTTGTAACTCAGCTATATGATAAAGGTGGTAATAGAACTGTTTATGGAATTATTGATTGGGATTTAAAAAATATTGAGAGCGAACGTGTGAAAGTTCTCGGTCAAGGAAATCGTTACAGTATTGAAAATTATATTCTTGATCCAGTTCTCTTAGCAGCTTTCTTATTGAAAGATAAGTTAATCGAACGCTCAGATATAGGTTTAAATGAAGATGAGACATATATTCACATTGCTAATTTCGATAATATTCGGCTTCAAAAAGTAGCTAATTTTATAGTAGATAAAATTAGAGAAAATTTGCCACCTCAAAATGAAGAGACAATTCAGCAATGTGAATATATTAGTGGACAATCAATTAATTTGCCAGAATGGTTTCTTCAGATTCAAGGACATGAATTAGAAAATAAGCTAAAAACTATTTTCCCAGGACTCAAGCGATTTCACCAAGAACCTAAACTTAAAGAAGAAATCTTAAAGACAGTTGCTGATGATATGCCAAAACTGCTTTCTAAAGATTTTATACCGTTATTCCATAAAATTCAGAATGTTAACTTTTAA